The following proteins are co-located in the Nocardioides piscis genome:
- a CDS encoding cation diffusion facilitator family transporter, which produces MGAGHGHAHAAPAGHAGGRYRTRLAAAFALVAGFFVVELVTGIASGSLALISDAGHMAADVVALGAALVATKIATRPDSTGRRTYGSYRAEVFASGLTVLIMLGVAAYVVIEAISRISGEPDVASTPMLVVGALGLAINIACMLLLRAGSQESLNVKGAYFEVVADAAGSVGVIIAGVLVTLTGNGLGDTLVALAIGIFVAVRAVVLGRQVLAVLGQHIPEGMTLAEVVDDLESVPGVSDIHDLHIWTLTSGMNVATAHLVVGDGAAAQEVLAAAHRVLAERHHIEHATLQVEETPTNRCHEVNW; this is translated from the coding sequence ATGGGCGCAGGGCACGGACACGCCCACGCTGCGCCCGCCGGACATGCCGGTGGTCGCTACCGGACCCGACTGGCTGCGGCGTTCGCGCTTGTTGCCGGGTTCTTCGTCGTCGAGCTTGTCACCGGGATCGCGTCGGGCTCTCTCGCGCTTATCTCCGATGCCGGGCACATGGCCGCCGACGTAGTTGCCCTCGGTGCGGCCCTGGTCGCCACCAAGATCGCCACCCGACCCGACTCCACCGGACGCCGCACCTACGGCTCCTATCGTGCCGAGGTGTTCGCCTCTGGCCTCACCGTCCTGATCATGCTGGGCGTCGCCGCCTACGTCGTGATCGAAGCGATCAGCCGGATCAGCGGCGAACCCGACGTCGCCTCGACCCCGATGCTTGTGGTCGGTGCCCTCGGCCTGGCGATCAACATCGCCTGCATGCTTCTGCTGCGGGCCGGATCCCAGGAGTCCCTCAACGTCAAGGGCGCCTACTTCGAGGTCGTCGCCGACGCCGCGGGCAGCGTCGGTGTGATCATCGCCGGTGTGCTGGTCACCCTGACCGGCAACGGACTGGGGGACACCCTGGTCGCTCTCGCCATCGGCATCTTCGTCGCCGTCCGCGCCGTCGTGCTCGGCCGCCAGGTCCTCGCCGTACTCGGCCAGCACATCCCCGAAGGCATGACGCTCGCAGAGGTCGTCGATGACCTGGAGTCGGTTCCGGGCGTCAGCGACATCCACGACCTGCACATCTGGACCCTCACTTCGGGGATGAACGTCGCCACGGCCCACCTCGTCGTCGGCGACGGCGCCGCCGCCCAGGAGGTGCTTGCCGCGGCGCATCGTGTCCTCGCTGAGCGCCATCACATCGAGCACGCCACCCTCCAGGTCGAGGAAACGCCCACCAATCGATGCCACGAGGTGAACTGGTGA
- a CDS encoding ArsR/SmtB family transcription factor, producing MTMKATGAETDVLDESAAMTAAACLFHGFSDPSRLTIVRHLALGEHRVVDLTDHLGLAQSTVSKHLACLKDCGLVTSRPEGRASMWSLNHTDTVLELLSAAERLLAATGDAVTLCPNFGAATLEGSS from the coding sequence GAAAGCGACGGGCGCCGAGACCGACGTCCTCGACGAGAGCGCGGCCATGACAGCAGCAGCCTGCCTGTTCCACGGGTTCTCCGACCCGTCCCGGCTGACGATCGTGCGCCACCTCGCCCTCGGCGAGCACCGCGTGGTGGACCTGACCGATCACCTGGGCCTCGCGCAGTCCACTGTCTCCAAGCACCTCGCCTGCCTCAAGGACTGCGGGCTGGTCACCTCCCGACCGGAGGGGCGGGCCTCGATGTGGTCGCTGAACCACACCGACACCGTCCTGGAACTGCTCTCGGCCGCCGAGCGGTTGCTCGCCGCGACCGGTGATGCCGTGACCCTGTGCCCGAACTTCGGTGCGGCCACCTTGGAGGGCAGTTCGTGA
- a CDS encoding cation diffusion facilitator family transporter: MSAHVHTHQDLDVTETAQLGRRAQLLAAASVGYNVIEAIIAITAGIVAGSVALVGFGLDSVVEVSSGLIILWQFRHKLPESREQQALRLMAFSFFALAAYVTFESVRALTSGHDPDPSPVGIGLAAASLVIMPFLSWAQRRTGKALGSNAVVADSTQTLLCTYLSAVLLVGLVLNATLGWSWADPIAGLVIAAVAVKEGLEAWRGEGCCAPTGTSTPDAAAAADADAEAAAGADADAGCGDGCCTPAPDGPVLMSLGELKKDSR; encoded by the coding sequence GTGAGCGCCCACGTGCACACCCATCAGGACCTGGACGTGACCGAGACGGCGCAGTTGGGGCGACGGGCGCAACTGCTCGCCGCCGCCTCGGTGGGCTACAACGTCATCGAGGCGATCATCGCGATCACCGCCGGCATCGTCGCCGGGTCCGTCGCCCTCGTGGGCTTTGGCCTGGACTCGGTGGTCGAGGTCTCCAGCGGGCTCATCATCTTGTGGCAGTTCCGTCACAAGCTCCCCGAGTCCCGCGAACAGCAGGCACTGCGGCTGATGGCGTTCTCGTTCTTCGCGCTCGCCGCCTACGTGACGTTCGAATCAGTCCGAGCCCTGACGAGCGGTCACGACCCGGATCCCTCTCCGGTCGGCATCGGGCTCGCAGCCGCCTCGTTGGTGATCATGCCGTTCCTGTCCTGGGCGCAGCGCCGCACCGGCAAGGCCCTGGGGTCCAACGCTGTCGTCGCCGACTCCACCCAGACGTTGCTGTGCACCTACCTGTCCGCCGTGCTGCTCGTCGGCCTGGTCCTCAACGCGACACTCGGCTGGTCCTGGGCTGACCCGATCGCCGGGCTGGTCATCGCCGCCGTCGCGGTCAAGGAAGGACTCGAGGCCTGGCGCGGCGAGGGCTGCTGCGCGCCCACCGGCACGAGCACCCCCGACGCCGCCGCCGCCGCCGACGCCGACGCCGAAGCCGCCGCCGGCGCCGATGCCGATGCCGGCTGCGGCGATGGCTGCTGCACCCCTGCCCCGGACGGCCCGGTGCTCATGTCCCTCGGCGAGCTCAAGAAGGACAGTCGCTGA